GGTCGTTCGTCTGCTTCGACAAGCTCAGCACAAGGTTGGTATTCGGTGGGGATCAAAAACCACAAATCCCCCCAAAAAGTGCCGGAGAAAACAGCCAAGAGCCTTCTCCGACAGCTTTCGGTGAAAACGGCGAAGTTCCCCAAATGGAACGACCCGAACAGGTATGGATGCGGAACGGGGGAGCAAGGAGGCTCGCTAGCGGAACGGCTAGCTGGGACTGTTGGAGGGGTCCTCAACCTCGGAAACCGGCGGATCGTCAGTAGGTACGCCTTCTTGGGTGCTGCCGTCTAGATGCAAGGTAATCTTCGTCTCCTGCAACTGTTGCTGCCACCACCTTTCAAAAGCTTGCTCCTGAAGTTGTTGCTTTAACTCGCCGCTAAGAGAAGCAGCAATGGTATCTTCAATGCGGAAAATTTGATAGTTGTTTTCGTATTCTACTGGTCCCAAAATTTCGCCAATTTCCCGGTCTTGGACCACTTCTTGAATGGCTTTGGGTAGTTGCCCCACAGGGACCGGACCCAGCATGCCGTAGCGGTTGCGGTCTCTGGCAATGGAGTGTTCTTTCACCAGAGAAACGAAATTGTCGGGATTTTCCTGTAACTGCTGTTTGAGCTGCTCGGCAAAATCCTTCTCGGAAACCACAATCCGCGAAATCACCACTTGCTCGAACAGGGATTTGTTTTGCTCGAAAATTTCTTCCACATCCGAGGCGGTGACTTCTTGCTTGAACCGCGCAATTTTGAGGCTTTCCGCCACCTGTTGGCGAAACCGTTCGTAAGTAGTGCGTTGCTTTTGCAGCCACTGTTCGAACCGTTGCGGATCCACAAGTTGGTTTTTCAAACGAAAATTGATAATGGCTTGTTCTACTTGCTGGGCATCCAATTGCAGGTCATCGCGGTCGGCAAGGGCTTGCGAAACCACATGCTGGCGCAAAATTTTCCGGATTACCTGCGGCAATTCCCCAGTGGCATTGAGGTACTGTAGTGCCTGACGCACGGAGATATGTTGGTTGTCAATGGAAATTAGTGTTTGGGAGTCCATGTTTTGTCCGAGATGGGTATACAAACGAGTAGCAAGAACGACTAGCGAGCCAGTGCATCGCTATTTTGCCCTATGAGTCCGCAGGTTGACCAGTTTCTTGGGAGAAAGTTTTCACGGAAAATCTTCAAACGGTGACTAAAGTCGCCTTCCCCACGCCCACTGATAGCGAAAAGAGGTGCAGTTTCCGCTCTTTCGGGGTTCTAGCCGGAATCGCCTCCCCGGCACCGGGTCATGGTTTCCTCGCCTATGTTTTTCGGGCTGGTCGAGCGAACGGCACGGCCTGACCCCTGGTAGGGCGGTTTAACCGTTAACAGCAGGGTGACCAACACCGAAAGCATTTGTAGGTACCATGACCTGAAAAACCTAGCCCCAAAGGGCGAAGGGCCGATCGGCTACCTGAAGCTGGAGGCATGAAGCCCCCGTGCTTCAGCTGGGGGGGCTGACAAGATGGAAACCCAGCCACTGTTTTGATTTTACCACTGTGCGAAATCTCTGCGATCGCCCATATTCCTGGGAAAGCAGGCAATGCGGGCAGTTTCCATCCTTTGACCCTCTCACGAATAGAACTGGTGAGATGCTCGCTTCATTGGGTGTGCCTGTGAAGAGATTCGCTATGAACTACTAGTCCATCCCCGGCAACAGGAACCCTCAACGAGCATTTTTCCGCCCCATTATGGACGTACTTGTGACACCTCGATTCCAAACCACTTGTGCTGCTGCCAGCCACGTCTCGATGGGTTCGATCGCTGCAAGGAGTTCTTTGAGAAAGCGGTTTTTTCTCCGTATGGACACCATAGTGGGGACAAATTTGACTGGTCTGTCTTGATTTTAACGGCGGCTCAAGCCGCACGGGTCGCTTTTTCTCCCTGCGCGTGAAAAGTCGGGGCTTTCAAGCTCCCGATTCATGCGGTAAATTTTCATGAAAAAATGAATGGCACCTCCACCGGTACTATCCCCAACGCGATCGCAAAATCTCCCCCCTTCGACATGACCGCCGCCGGCTTCAATAGATAGAATAAATCCAGTGGGAATCCCCATCGCTGCTTCTACGATAGCCACAATTTCCGGTTCCCACATACCAAGGCTAAATAGCTGGCTATCTCGTAGGCATAGGGCAGTGCGGTATTGCTTTGGTTGCTGTTTACGGAATTTCTCATGAGTACTGATAATTTGTTTTCGTTCGTTCAGCAAGGATTTCGCGTCACTTTGGGAGCAACGGCTTCTTTTGTAGAAAGCCTGCAAGATTCCCAAAAGTGGGATGAAAACCTGCACAAACTCCAAACCGACTGGGAAGGGTTGACCCAAGAATGGGAGAAAAAAGGAGAAGAAACAGAAACCGAAGCTCGCAATTTTGTCGATTCGGTTCTTAACCAGCCATCGGATTCTCAAAATGGTTCCAGTGGAGAAACTTCTCCTAGTTCCAGTTTGACCCCCACCAGCTCCAAAACCGAAGGCGATACCCTGCAAGGGGAATTGCAGGAACTCACCGCTGAAATTGCGGCTTTGCGGGAAGAATTGGCAAAAAGTCGCAGCGACAACGAAGCGGAATAAGGCGATCGCGGTGGCCATGCTTCATGCCACGAACCTGTTATACCAAATCCGTACTGGCAAGACCCAATCGTACAACCGGGTCACCTCCCCACTGTAGTCCCCCGAGCCTGCGGGGGACAGTTCGGGTTATGTTTGTGGTTTAGCAATATCGGATTTCGTATTAGCGGTGGCACCACATCCGTTTTTTGAAACCACCGAAATTGTGGGTAGGGGTCATTCCAAGATGGTCTCTCTAGTAAGAAGATTTGCGAACTCGCATTTCGGGCATTTTTTGAACGGATTTGCGAGGAGATTCTAAGTTTCGCCAACCCAACGCGATCGCTTGCCAAAAAAACAAACCACCGGTGCAGGCACGAACCTCGCCGGTGGTTGTTATAAGTTTGCTAAATTTCCGTTGTCTTTCTTGATTTTTGTCAGTCGTTTTCCCACTCTTCGTGTCCCAGTAAATCAGCAATGCGATCGCGCAGCAAATAATCGCACTCTTCTAGTTCGCATTCCACGAAAGCCCATTCCCGAGGCGGAATGAACTGACAAAGGGTGTAGATGGGCTGCTGGCGGCTAACTTTGCCCTGATAAACGAGACTGCGAGCTTCCTCCTTGATGGCGTCAATAGAGTAGTGAACGTTTTTGTAAGTGTTGCTAGGAATGGTGGTAATAGTCATAAAATCTACTGCCTTTCACGGAAAATCTTCGATACGTTTGCAAGCACTGTCGCTTTAGCGCCGGGAGGAAAAACGAACGGCGACTTTAGTCACCTTCCCCACCCCCACCGAGAGCGAAAAGAGGTGCAGTTTCCGCTCTTTCGGGGTTCTAGCCGGAATCGCCTCCCCGGCACCGGCTCATGTTTTCCTCGCCTATGTTTTTCGGGCTGGTTGAGCTAACGTCACTGCCTGACCCCTGGTAGGGCGGTTTAACCGTTAACAGCAGGGTGACCAACACCGAAAGCATTTGTAGGTACCATGACTCTAAAAACGTAGCCCCCAAGGGCTGAGGCTGGTCAGCTACCTGAAGCTGGAGGCATGAAGCCCCCGTGCTTCAACCGGGGGTGCTGACGCCACTGCGATCGATTACGCGACAATTACGCGACAGTTGAGGGATACTCCCAGAAAACAGCATGCTCGCAAGCAAGCTTTGTTGGTTTGGCTTTGAGAGCTTTTTGTAGCTACATATACTGAACTATTTTCATTGTGACCCCAAAAAAAAGTTCGTGACATTAAGATTGTGTTAACTTTTGTTTCCTTTTGATGTTTTAATGTCATCTCTAGAAACAATTGGGATTTTATATGAATTTATCGGTAAAATTTCGGCAAAAACAGGCAAAAATAAGCTAAAAATCCCATCAAGCAAAAATTTTCTCCATCAAGCAAGCCTGTGCTGCCTGCATCTGCCCAAAGCTAAACAAACCCACTGTCTCCTCGGGCAAAATTTCAAACCAGCGATCGCGTAGGTAGGGGCTACCATAAATAACCAAAGCTTGCAGTTGCCGTCGGTCAAGCAATTGCCGCAGCCAAACATCCACCTCCGGGGCCATACCTGCCACCCCGCGAAAAGGGTGGCCCCGGGCAAACAACTGCACCAACACCGGTCCTTTCAGTTCCCAATATGCCACGCTGGGGGTAAAGCGATCGCACAGTCGCAGTTGATATCCCTTTTCCCAGGGAACCGCGATCGCCGGGGGATGCCCTTTTAACGCCTCTTCCCGCAGCAATTCATCCACCACAATGACATTGCAGGGAGTTTGCTGTTCTCCGGCAGGTGGTAGTTGCCCATTTCCCCATTGGCTGCTAGAAGCTACCAGCAACGATTGGGCACTGGGATGGAACGTTGCCGGCAGATCGGGGATAGGATCGCCCCCATGCTGCCAACAGGAACTGGCAATTTTGCTTTTGGCTTGCCAAATCCGTGCCACCGACGCCCGAATTCGCTCTCGGGAAATTCTACCTGCCTCTACCGCCTCCACCACCGCCTCAATTGTGGCTTTGGGGTCGCTGGGCATCAGCAAAATATCGGCACCAGCTTCCACCGCCATGACCGCCGCCGTAGCTGGCGTGTAAGCATTGGCGATCGCCCCCATCACCAACGCATCGGTAACAATCAACCCAGAAAATCCCATTTGCTGGCGCAGTTGCCCCGTGAGAATCGCTGGTGACAGGGTAGCGGGAAGGCGATCGTCAAATGCTGGCATCCGTAAGTGAGCGCTCATTACCGCATCCACCCCAGCCGCGATCGCCCTGGCAAACGGCACCCGTTCCACCTGCTGCCACCGTTGCTGGCTGTGGGGAATCGTCGGCAAATGGAGATGGGAATCCACGCTCGTATCTCCGTGACCGGGAAAATGCTTGGCCGCGTTCAATACCGAATGTTGCTGGCTGCCGCGAATAAATGCTTGGGTAAGTTCGCCAACCACCTCGGGAGTATCCCCGAAAGCTCGCACGTTAATCACCGGATTTTGGGGATTGTTGTTTACATCTACCACCGGTGCCAAAATCCAGTTGATACCCAACGCTTGTGCCTGGCGGGCCGTAATTTCCCCCATTTCCCAAGCATAGCGGCGCGCCGCTGACAAATCCCGACGGGCAATTTCCGCGATCGCCATGGGTGGGGGAAACCAAGTTGCTCCGGCAAACCGCTGCCCCACCCCTTCTTCCACATCCGCCGCTACAAATAGGGGAATCTCGCTCCAAGACTGCAACTGCCGCGATCGCATCCAAACTTCCGCTGCCGTACCCCCCAACAAAATAACGCCACCAACCCCCCATGCACCAATCCACTCACGCAACGTAGCTTGGGGCGGTTCCCAAGCGGGGTATTCAATTTGCACATCAAACAGGTGGCCCGAGGCGCGTACTACCACCATCTGAGCCACCTGCTGTGCTAACGACAGAGAATCGATCGCCACAAGAGAAGAACTTGCCATTCCCTACGCTATGCTTATTCCGAGCTGTTTGCTTCGGCATCTGAGCCCTCAGATACCGGCTCTTTTTCCTGACGCTCCCTTTGCAAACGATCGATCAGGGAGAGGACTTGGGTACCGCGTTCGATGGAACGGTCTTCGATGAATCGAACTTCGGGGGTGCGGCGCAAACGCACGCGATGACCCAACTCGCTGCGCACAAATCCCGTAGCAGCTTTCAACCCAGCCATGGTTTCTTCCCGAGCTGCTTCGGTTCCGTAGATACTCACAAAAATCTTGGCATGTTGCAGGTCTTTGGAAACATCTACGGCGGTAATACTCACCATTCCTGCCCCAACGCGATCGTCTTTGATGTCGTTGAGCAGCATTTGGCTGATTTCTTGTTTGATAAGCGAAGCTACGCGAGCAACGCGACGATTGGTAGCCATAGGTATAAAAGATACAAACGCAAACGAACGAAACAGAAGTTGGTTACGCCGGTGGTTGTGCTTCGTGCAAGCCCAGCATCGCCGCGAGGGTAAAATACAAAAACACGAAGCTGGATACAAGAAAGCCCACCAGCGCCACCGCGCTCACTGGATTTTTCAACAGCGGTTTTAACCAACCAAAAAAGGAAAAGAAAATCCCTAAAACGATGGTAATAAAGTAACGCGGGTAGCGAGAAACGTTAGCCCAAAAATCATTCATGGCTTGGAACCAGGGGTAATCGTGCAGGCGCTTTGAGAGCTTGGTGTCCCTTTCTTAACTGTTAGCACTCTCACAAATAGAATTCGTGAGATTCTCGCTTCGTTGGGTGTGCCTAGATAGACTTGCTATGAGCTAGCCTATCTCCGGTGACAGGGACCCTCAGCGAGCATGTTTCCGTCCTGCCGGTGGACGTATTTTTAACGGGATTCTAGCACATTTTTGACGGCGGCTCAAGCTGCACGGGACGGCGGCGAGCGCTCAGACGACTTGTGCTGAGCCTGTCGAAGCAGCGTCGCTTTTCATCCCTGCTTTCAAAAGTCAGGGCTTTCAAGCTCCCGATTCATGCGCTCACCCTTTTGGGGAAGGAAAACCACCTAATTTTGGCTATGGGAACTGGTGGTTGTTGCGCCAAGAGCAGCGATTTCTTGCAATTGCTGAAAATCAAGGGGGTTCGCTGGCGATCGCAGGTTCAGCCACAACAGGTACTCAAAATTGCCCGCCGGTCCGGTAATGGGAGAAGGCACAACTCCTTGACTGTTCCATCCTAACGCACGGGCAGCCTCTATAACTTGGGCGATCGCGGCTGCCCGGTCGCCACTATGCCGAACCACGCCTTTTTTCCCCACGCGATCGCGCCCCACTTCAAACTGCGGTTTCACCAGCAAAATGACATCCCGCGGTGGCTGCAGCAGTTCCCACAGCCTCGGCAATACTTTCACCAGGGAAATAAACGAGAGGTCGGCTACCCCCAAATCCGGAAATTCCGCCCCAGGTGCGTAAAGCTGTTCTGCCGTCAGGTGGCGCAGGTTGGTCCGTTCTCGCAATACCAATCGGGGGTCGTTGCGCAATTTCCAATCAACCTGACCGTAGCCCACATCCACACCATAAACTCGCCGCGCCCCATTTTGCAGCAAACAATCAGTAAACCCACCGGTAGAAATACCGCCATCCAAACACACGCGATTGGCAACGGTAATGGGAAAAGCTTCCAAAGCCGCGGCTAGTTTTTCGCCACCGCGGGAAACATAAAGCGATCGCGGTTTGACATGAATTTCTGCTGCGATGGGAACCTCCGTTCCTGGCTTATCGACAACTTCCCGAGCCACCCTTACCTCCCCAGCCCGAATGCAACGTTGGGCTTGCTGTCGCGACGAACAGAAATTTCGCTCTACCAAAAGCACATCCAAGCGTTTTTTATCCTTCGCCATGCCGTTTCCCTGCCTGCCGTTGGGCAGGTAGATCCCACTTTTTCCATTCTATGGCAAATAATGGAAACAAGAACGAAGGATTCGACCGGTACGACTCCCTTGGTTGTTCGCGATTCGCTGCTGGGTTGCTTGTTTGTCTTTTCTTGTGTATCTACTGTTTTTGGGGAGATAAAGAACAACTGCGGCACGAAATACGACCCCAAAAACAACAAATCAAATTTAATATCTCCCTGGACCAAGAATAATACAGGGGATTTTTCTATATAGCAAACATTACTTTCTATTTTTCGCTGGGAAAAGTAACTATGTATTTTCGACGCAAGCGGCAAATCTTTCAACTGTTAGAGACCAACCAATCCAACCATCCAGCCAGTCGCTGGTTTGATATTTTTCTCATGGGATTAATTGGTTTCAATATTTTCTTTGTGATTGTTGGAACGGTAGATAGCATCGCCCAACGCTACGATGGCTTTTTAAAAGGATTTGAAGTTTTTTCTGTTGCTGTTTTTACCATTGAATATATTTTACGAGTTTGGACCTGTACCCTGTAC
The genomic region above belongs to Geitlerinema sp. PCC 9228 and contains:
- a CDS encoding DUF4327 family protein — protein: MTITTIPSNTYKNVHYSIDAIKEEARSLVYQGKVSRQQPIYTLCQFIPPREWAFVECELEECDYLLRDRIADLLGHEEWEND
- the rbfA gene encoding 30S ribosome-binding factor RbfA — translated: MATNRRVARVASLIKQEISQMLLNDIKDDRVGAGMVSITAVDVSKDLQHAKIFVSIYGTEAAREETMAGLKAATGFVRSELGHRVRLRRTPEVRFIEDRSIERGTQVLSLIDRLQRERQEKEPVSEGSDAEANSSE
- a CDS encoding DUF751 family protein encodes the protein MNDFWANVSRYPRYFITIVLGIFFSFFGWLKPLLKNPVSAVALVGFLVSSFVFLYFTLAAMLGLHEAQPPA
- a CDS encoding TlyA family RNA methyltransferase → MAKDKKRLDVLLVERNFCSSRQQAQRCIRAGEVRVAREVVDKPGTEVPIAAEIHVKPRSLYVSRGGEKLAAALEAFPITVANRVCLDGGISTGGFTDCLLQNGARRVYGVDVGYGQVDWKLRNDPRLVLRERTNLRHLTAEQLYAPGAEFPDLGVADLSFISLVKVLPRLWELLQPPRDVILLVKPQFEVGRDRVGKKGVVRHSGDRAAAIAQVIEAARALGWNSQGVVPSPITGPAGNFEYLLWLNLRSPANPLDFQQLQEIAALGATTTSSHSQN
- a CDS encoding glycoside hydrolase family 3 N-terminal domain-containing protein; translated protein: MASSSLVAIDSLSLAQQVAQMVVVRASGHLFDVQIEYPAWEPPQATLREWIGAWGVGGVILLGGTAAEVWMRSRQLQSWSEIPLFVAADVEEGVGQRFAGATWFPPPMAIAEIARRDLSAARRYAWEMGEITARQAQALGINWILAPVVDVNNNPQNPVINVRAFGDTPEVVGELTQAFIRGSQQHSVLNAAKHFPGHGDTSVDSHLHLPTIPHSQQRWQQVERVPFARAIAAGVDAVMSAHLRMPAFDDRLPATLSPAILTGQLRQQMGFSGLIVTDALVMGAIANAYTPATAAVMAVEAGADILLMPSDPKATIEAVVEAVEAGRISRERIRASVARIWQAKSKIASSCWQHGGDPIPDLPATFHPSAQSLLVASSSQWGNGQLPPAGEQQTPCNVIVVDELLREEALKGHPPAIAVPWEKGYQLRLCDRFTPSVAYWELKGPVLVQLFARGHPFRGVAGMAPEVDVWLRQLLDRRQLQALVIYGSPYLRDRWFEILPEETVGLFSFGQMQAAQACLMEKIFA
- a CDS encoding peptidylprolyl isomerase — protein: MDSQTLISIDNQHISVRQALQYLNATGELPQVIRKILRQHVVSQALADRDDLQLDAQQVEQAIINFRLKNQLVDPQRFEQWLQKQRTTYERFRQQVAESLKIARFKQEVTASDVEEIFEQNKSLFEQVVISRIVVSEKDFAEQLKQQLQENPDNFVSLVKEHSIARDRNRYGMLGPVPVGQLPKAIQEVVQDREIGEILGPVEYENNYQIFRIEDTIAASLSGELKQQLQEQAFERWWQQQLQETKITLHLDGSTQEGVPTDDPPVSEVEDPSNSPS